The segment GTCGGTCACCGTCACCCGGCTGGGGTCGAACCGGACCCGCGCCCGGGCCAGCGCCAGGTTGACGGCGGCGTCGGCGACGCCGTCCATCTTCTTCAGCCCCCGCTCGATGCGGTTGGCGCAGGCGGCGCAGGTCATGCCCTCGATGGGCAGGGTGACCTCGGCCGTGGAGGCGGAGGGTGTCGCGGCGCTTGCACCGTCGGCGCTGGCACGCGGGTTCCGGGCGCCGTCCACCGTGCCGTTGCCCACCGTGCCGTTGCCGGGGCCGGTGGGGCCGCCGGTACCGTGGCCGGTGTGGTGGCTGACGCCGTCGCCGGTTCGGTCGCCGGTGCCGGTACCCGGGCCGGGGCGAGGCGTGGGGCCGGTCCCGGCGCCGGCGCGCTGTTGAAGCAAGCTGGTATCGGCCATGGGGGAACCTCCTTACAGGCTGTCTTGCTGCGAACAGGCCAGCGGGCTGAAGACGGCGTGGCTACGGGGTCCGGAGCAGCCGCTGCACCACCGCCATGACCTCGTCGATGGCGGCGTCGCCGTCACCGCTGCGTACGGCCTCCTGGACGCAGTGGTGGGTGTGCTGCTCGAGGAGCTGCAGGGCGACGGCGTCCAGGGCGGCCCGTACCGCCGCCACCTGGACCAGCACGTCCACGCAGTAGCGCTCCTCTTCCACCATGCGCTGCAGGCCGCGGACCTGGCCCTCGATGCGGCGGAGGCGGTCCAGCAGCTTCTTGCGGTCGGCATAGGGCGTCATCCGGCGCTGCCGGTTCCCGCCCGCCTGCATCCCGCCCGCGCCGTCGTCGTCCCTTCCGGCGGCGTCCGTTCCACTCCCGCCGGCGGTACCGGTCGCGCTCCGTCCGGCGCCGCCGGTGCCGGGTTCATCGGGACCGCGATCATCGCGGAGCCCGGCCTGCACCACGGGATGGCAATGTTCACGGATAGGATGACCGGCTGCCCCCGCGGGCTGCCGGCGTGCGTCTTCGGTCGCCACACTCTCGTTTCGGCCGGTCAAGTGGTTCCCTCCCGTTGGTTCCGCGGTGCGCCTTCGACGTGGACTCACGCGACGTTCGCCACGATCATACCCCCATGGGGTATATTGAGTCAACGGTGGGTGCGAACACCGGCCCAGGCCGGTGGCGATAGGTGGGTTTGACAGGGTAGGAGACCCTGGTCTACCATGAATGCAGAATACCCCTACGGGGTATGTTCCGCTTGGAGCCGCTCCGTCAGGGGAGTCGTCCCCTGGGGCTATCCTAAACGCCGGGGGCATCCGGTCGGGCCCTGCAGGGCCTGCCGGTCGCATGCAAGGAGGGGATCCCATGGCGACGCGGGTCTACCAGGTCAAGGGCATGTCCTGCGACCACTGCAAGTCGGCGGTCAAGAAGGCGATCTCCGGGATTGCGGGCGTGAAGGATGTGGAGGTCGACCTGGCCACCGGCCGTGTGACGGTGACCTACGAGGGCGACCTGGACGACACCCGGGTTCGGGAGGCCGTCGAGGACGCCGGCTACGAGGTGGCGTAACGCCTCAAGGCGCTTGGAACCAGAGCGCCGGAGTTGGTGCGCAGGCGCCCCTACGGGCGACCCGCCAGGCTTGGCGGTCCGATGTGGCCCGGCGGCGACCGGCATCCAGCATGGGTCATGCGGATGCCGGTGCCCCGGGCCGTTTTCTATCCCTTCGTCGATCCATTCGCCATCCGGTGGACGTTACAGGAGGCCGCGCACCCCGGGCCGAATCCTTGCCCTGATGACGACCCGATGGCGACGCGACCCGGTCGGGATCCTGCCCGAAGCGAAGGAGGCGGTGCCGGTGGACGTGGCGGCGCCGATCCAGGAGCGGTTCAAGTGCAGCAAGTGCGGCAACGACCAGGCACGGGTCAAGGAATTGGCCATGACCGGTACGGGGCTCAGCAAGCTCTTCGACATCCAGCACAACCACTACCTTTTTGTCTCGTGCCTCCACTGCGGTTACACCGAGGTATACGACCCCCGCATCCTGGGCGGCAAGCGCGGCACCCTTTCGACAATCCTGGACGTCCTGTTCGGCGGGTGACGCGCCCGCCGCTCACCCGGCCGGCGGCGGGTTGCTCGAACGGCTCGCCGCGGCCGTCTCCCGGTAGAAGCGCTCCATGTCTTCCAGGGTCATGGGGCCGCGCCAGTGAATCCGCACGATCCCTTGCTCGTCGATCCAGAAGGTCTCCGGGTACCCCGTGACCCGATACTGGCGGTAAACGGTCTTGTCCCGGTCCAGCAGCACGGGGTAGGTGGCGCCGAACTCCGCCAGGAAGGCGCGCACGGTGTCCACGGGTTCGGCGACGTTGATGGCGTAGAAGGCCACCCGGTCGCCGTACTGCTGGTAGAAGGCCTTGAGGGCCGGCGTCTCTTCGCGGCACGGAATGCACCAGGAGGCCCAGAAGTTGAGGACCACCACCCGGCCGCGCAGGTCGGAGAGCCGCACTGGCGGGCCGTCCAGCTGGGGCAGGGTGAAGTCGGGCGCAGGCTTGCCCGGTGCCGGTGCCGAGGCCAGGATGTGCCCCATGGACCGGACCCCCACCAGGAAGGCGGCGGCCAGCACCAGGGCCACGGCCAGGGCGATGCGCCGCCGGCGCCGCCGGACGTCAGGCGGCACCGGGAAGGCATCCGAACCGGGTTCGCCCGTCCTCGACGCGGCCGGGGATGCCGCTGCGGCCGCCGCTTCTGCCTGGTGGATTCCGTCATCGCGCTTGCTCATGCCGCCGGGCTCCCTCCCTCGCACGCTGCGGGCCGGTTCTTCCCGTCGTCCCCGCCGTGAGCCGGCGCGTCCGGCCGCGCCGGCAGAGCCGGTCCGTCCGGCTGGGCGTACCACCGTCCGGTTCTTCCGGGTCCGTGGGCGGGGACGTGCCGATCCCACCGCTCCCGTCCCGCGCCCGTCCGGTCCCACCATGCCGGAACGGCCCGCCGGAAATCAATCCGGCGCCAGCAGGAACTCCAGGTCTTCGCGGGTCAGGTCCTTGCCCAGTTGGCCGTCGCCCGCCAGCAGGGCGCCGGCCAGCGCCCGCTTCTGCTCCTGGAGCTGCAGGATCTTCTCCTCCACCGTGCCCCGGGTGATCAGCTTGTAGCTGAACACCGGCCGGTCCTGGCCGATGCGGTGGGCACGGCCCGTAGCCTGTTCCTCCGCGGCCGGGTTCCACCACGGGTCGTAGTGGATCACGTAGGAGGCGGCGGTCAGGTTGAGGCCGGTGCCGCCGGCCTTGAGGCTGATGAGGAAGACCGGCACGTCGCCCTCCTGGAACCGCCGCACCCGCTCCTCGCGGTTGCGGACCCGCCCGTCCAGGCGCTCCCAGCCCAGCCCTAGCCGGTCCAGCTCCCGCTGCAGGATGTCCAGCATGCTGGTGAACTGGCTGAAGACCAGCACCTTGCCGCCGCCGCCGGCGACATGATGGACCAGGTCCCGGAAGGCTTCCAGCTTGGCGGAGCCCGCGTTGCGGTAGCCCGGAAGGTCCAGCAGCGCCGGGTGGCAGCAGGCCTGCCGGAGGCGCAGCAGGGCTTCCAGGATGGTCATGCGGCTGCGGGCGATGCCCGCCCGGTCGACCTCGGCCAGGACGCGGGCGCGGTAGGCGGCCAGCAGCTCGCGGTAGAGCTTTCGCTGGGCGGGCAGCATCTCGCAGTACTGCACCACCTCGGTGCGGGGCGGCAGGTCGCGGGCCACCTCGTCCTTGACCCGGCGCAGGATGAAGGGGAAGACCCGGCGCCGGAGCTCCGCCACCCGCGGGTCGGGGCGACCGTCCGCCGGGGCCGGCTCCGCGGCAGCCCCCGCGTACCGGCGCACGAAGGCCTCCTGCCGGCCCAGGTACCCCGGCATCAGGATCTCGAACAGGGCCCACAGGTCCAGGACGTGGTTCTCCACGGGCGTTCCGGTCAGGGCCAGCCGGTGGCGGGCGCGAAGCCGCCGCAGGGCCTGCCAGGTCTGGGTGTCCGGGTTCTTCACGTGCTGGGCCTCGTCGAGGATCAGGTAGTGGTAGTCGCGCGCTTCCAGGTGCGCGATGTCCCGCCAGATCAGGGGATAGGTGGTGATCAGCAGGTCGTATTCCCCGGCCTGGCGGAACAGGGGCGCCCGCCGCGGTCCCGTCAAGGCCAGCACCCGCAAGTCGGGCGCGAACCGCCGGGCTTCCTCGACCCAGTTGAAGACCAGCGAGGTGGGTACCACCACCAGGCTGGGTGCCGCGGCCCGGCCGTCCTCCATCTCCGCCAGCAGCAGGGCCAGGACCTGGACGGTCTTGCCGAGACCCATGTCGTCGGCCAGGATGCCGTGCAGGCCGTGGTCGCGCACAAAGCACAGCCAGTGGTAACCCCGGACCTGGTACGGCCGCAGCCGGGCCTTGAGGCCCCGGGGCAGCGGCATCTCGGGGATGCCCTCGAAGCCGTCCAGCAGCCGGGCCAGGTGGCGGAAGCCCTGGTCCGCCTCGCGGCGGTCGGCGGCCTCCAGCAGGTGGGCGGCGACGCCGAATGCCCAGCGGCTGAGGCGCAGCGGTTCCTCCCCGGACGAACGCGGCTCGCCGCCCGCCCCCCGGCGCCGCCGGTGATGGCGGGCGTGCTCAGCCAGGACGCCCAGCCGCTGCAGCCACGCTTCGGGCAGCCGCGCCATGACCCCCGAATCCAGGCGCACGTACCGGGAGTGCCGCTGCAGCGCATCGAGCAGCGCCTCCCAACCGGCCGTGCCCTCCGGGGATGCCAAGGTCACGTCCAGATCCAGCCAGTCGATGCCGGTGGCGACCCGGACCTGGGATCGCAGGGGGCTGCGGCTCACCCGGAAGCGGACCAGCCGTTCCTGTCCCCGGACCTCCCAGCGCTGGGCCAGGCGAGGCAGCGTCTCGGCCAGGAAGTCCAGGGCCTGGTCGCCGAAGAGCCGGACACTGCCGTCGGGCCCGGGCCCGGCGTCGACGGCCGCCATGGCGGCGGCGAACTGGTCCCACGCCGCCCGCTCCAGGTCCGGGCGGCGGCGGTACCAGACCCGGACGCCTCCCGGCACCAGGGCCGGCTCGTCGTCGCCGGCGCGGATCGAGGGCTCGCCGTCGCCGTAGGCAAAGGCCAGTTCCACCACCAGGGCGCCTTCCTGCTCGGACAGCAGGATCACAGGACGGGGCGCCCCGTCGCGGATCTGCTGCTGCAAGGCGCCCGGCAGCTGGATCCGCGCCCGCCGCTGGAGCCGGGGCAGGTACCGGCCGATGAAGTCGGGCACCTCGGCGGCCGGGACGGTCACCGGCCGGGCGCCCACGGCCAGGTGGAGGGCCACGTCGCCAGCGGTGAGCACGGGCCGCAGGACCGGCCCCCATTGGACCCACAGGTAGCGCTCGCCCGGGATGCCGACGCTGCCGGCGGGCGGCGACCACGGCCGGCCGTCGCCGGTGAACCAGCGGGTGGTGAGGGTCAGATCGTCCCCCGCAGGGACGGCGACGACCTCGACCCGGTAGGGCTCGTGCTCGATGCGCAACGGCTCGCGCCCGTCCCCGGCGAACACGAAGGGCAACCGGCCGAGGAGCTCCAGGCAGAGGTCGACCATCCCGGGCGGGATCTCGTAGAGGGGGTCGTAGGTGGCGGCCCCCGGCCGTCCCGGGTGGGGGACGGGATGCTCCAGCATCCGGAAGAGCAGGCGGTGCAGGGGCCCGGCCGGCGAGGGCAGCCACGGTGACAGGGGGTCGAAGTGCAGCGGCCGCTCCTTGCCAAGCCCCTGCTTGCCCCAGCGGGCGCGGTGGATGGCGATCCGCAGGCCGTCGGGGTAGAAATAGAGGCGGACCACCACCTGGTCGGTCCCGGGCTGCGGCCCGGCACCGGGGTGGCCGTCACGGCCGGACTGCGGGCCGCGGCCGGCCGGAGCATCCGACCCCGCCCGCTCGAGCCACCGGTCCACCTCGGCACGCCACCCGGCGGAACCGGGCCGGCCGGCCGGCGCCGAGCCCGCTGGCGGTGCCGATGCCGGCGGTCCAGGCGGGGGAGACGATGCGGGCGCAGGCGCCGATCCGCCAGAGGGTACGGCTCGGTCCGATCCGCCGGGGGCCGGGACCCGGTCCGGTCCGCTGGAGGCCACGGCTCGGGCCGGCCCGCCCGCAGCCATGGCACGTTCCAGGCCGCCTGCCGGTTCCCCAGGCCGGGCCCCAGCCGGCGGGGGCGTCCCGTCACCCGCCGCGGCGGCGGTGGGCCCGGTGGTCCCGGGGTCGTCCGGCAGGTCTTCCCCTGCCTCGAACCGGTCCATGAAACGGAGGATGGCCGCCACCACGTGCTTGCAGGGCCACCCCTCATACGGGCACGAGCAGGTCGCCTGCCAGCAGTCGGAGGTGGGGTCCCACCAGACGGCGACCCGGTACGGCTCGCGGGCGGTTCCTTCGACCTGCGCCCGGAGCGCCGGCCCCGGCCCCCAGGCCAGGTCCAGCACGCGCCCGTCGTCGGCGTAGTCGCGACCCCGCCAGAAGATCCGCTCGGGTGCGGCCTCGAGGACCTCCCCCAGCGACTCGAGGACTTCGTCGAAGGAAGGGTTGCGCGTCACCGGCTCTCGCCGCAGGGGATGCTCACCTCTCCTCGATCCGGTTTCTCTGGGATGTGGTGGCGGTTCCGCTGGCTCGTCCTCCGCCCCGCCCGGCCCGGCCCTGCGCCGGGGAGGCCGCCAGGGCGGTCGTCAGCCGATCACCCCGGCCTCCCGCAGCCGCCGGCGCTCCTCGGCCGGCAGGCCGAGTTCCTCCAGCACCTGGTCGGTGTGCTGGCCGAGCAGGGGCGGGGGTGCGTAGATGGCGCCCGGGGTGGCCGAGAGCTTGACCGGGATGCCCGTCACCCGGATGACCCCGGCCCGGGGGTGCTCCAGGGAGACGATCATCTGCCGGTGCTGCACGTGGGGGTCCTGGGCCAGGTCGGCGATGCTGAGGATGGGACCCGCCGGTACCCCGGCCCGGTCCAGGCGCCGGAGCCACTCGGCGGTGGTCCGGCGGCGCATCAGCGCCTCCAGCTCCGGCAGGAGCTCCTCCCGGTGCTCCACGCGCCCGGCGTTGGTGGCATAACGGGGGTCGGCGGCCAGGTCGGGCCGTTCCGCCGCCTCGCAGAAGCGCCGCCAGAGGCTGTCGTTGCCCACCGCCACGATCAGGTGGCCGTCGGCCGTCTCGAAGGCCTGGTACGGCACCAGGTTGGGGTGGGCCGAGCCGTAGCGGCGCGGGACCTGGCCGGTGGCGAAGTAGTTGCCGGCCACGTAGGTCAGCCAGGCGATCTGGCCCTCCAGCAGGGAGACGTCCACCACCTGGCCGCGGCCGGAGCGCTCCCGCTCCCACAGGGCGGCCAGGATGCCGAAGGCGGCCCACATCCCGGCGCCGATGTCGGCGATGGCCACGCCGGCCCGCACCGGGGGCCGGTCGGGCTCGCCGGTGACGTGCATGATGCCCCCCATGGCCTGGGCGATGGCGTCATAGCCGGGCTTGTCCCGGTAGGGCCCGTCCTGGCCGAAGCCCGAGATGGAGGCGTAGACCAGTCGCGGGTTCTCCCGCAGCAGGTCGTCGGGCCCGATGCCCAGCTTGGCGGCGGTGCCCGGGCGGAAGTTCTCCACCACCACGTCGCACTGCCGCGCCATGCGCCGGATCAGGTCGCGGCCCTCGGGCGCCTTGAGGTCGACCACCACGCTGCGCTTGTTGCGGTTGACCGACAGGAAGTAGGCCGCCTCCCCGTTGACGAAGGGCGGTCCCCAGGCCCGGGTGTCGTCCCCCGTCTCGGGCCGCTCGATCTTGATCACGTCGGCGCCGAAGTCGGCCAGCATCATGGTGCAGTACGGCCCGCTGAGCACCCGCGAAAGGTCGAGGACGCGGATGCCCTGAAGCGGTCCTTGGCGGCCCTTCACCGTCCGTTCCTCCCTCCGGTGGCGTATGGCCTGCGGGTCCTTGCCTTCCTACTTCCGGCTGCCGAGTCCGCGGTTGCGGTGGCCCCGGGTGCGGAGCCCGCGGGGGCGGAGCTCTCCGGGGGTCGAGGCCCCCGGGGAGCAGCCCCCTGGTGCGGAGCGCGGCCTGTACTTCCTCAGCCGCCCCGCCTGGGCGGCTCCTCCGCGTTGCCGGGGGCTTCCGCCCGGGGCGCCCCTTCCGGCCCGGCCCCGGTGCCCGCGAGGGTACCCTGCGCAGGCCCGGCGGGGTCTGGGCCGGTGCCCGCCTGTTCAACGGCGGCCGCTGCGCCGGTGCCGGCCTGGGCACCGGCGGCCTCTCCGGGCGCCTCCGGGCCGGGGGCTGCGCCGGAGGCCGGGGCCCTGCCCCGGCGTGCCTCCTCCCAGAGCTGCTGGAGCTGGCGGAGGTCTTCGAGCCCCAGCCAGTCCACGCCGGCCAGCCCTTCGACGTGGTGCTGCAGCTCGTGGAGGATGGTCTCCTCCAGCTCGGCGTACCAGACGCCGGCGGGTTCTCCCGCCAGCACCCGCTCGAAGGAGCCGTAGTAGATGCGGATGAACCGGCCCAGGTAGGG is part of the Thermaerobacter subterraneus DSM 13965 genome and harbors:
- a CDS encoding metal-sensitive transcriptional regulator, with the translated sequence MTGRNESVATEDARRQPAGAAGHPIREHCHPVVQAGLRDDRGPDEPGTGGAGRSATGTAGGSGTDAAGRDDDGAGGMQAGGNRQRRMTPYADRKKLLDRLRRIEGQVRGLQRMVEEERYCVDVLVQVAAVRAALDAVALQLLEQHTHHCVQEAVRSGDGDAAIDEVMAVVQRLLRTP
- a CDS encoding heavy-metal-associated domain-containing protein is translated as MATRVYQVKGMSCDHCKSAVKKAISGIAGVKDVEVDLATGRVTVTYEGDLDDTRVREAVEDAGYEVA
- a CDS encoding zinc ribbon domain-containing protein encodes the protein MDVAAPIQERFKCSKCGNDQARVKELAMTGTGLSKLFDIQHNHYLFVSCLHCGYTEVYDPRILGGKRGTLSTILDVLFGG
- a CDS encoding TlpA family protein disulfide reductase, whose translation is MSKRDDGIHQAEAAAAAASPAASRTGEPGSDAFPVPPDVRRRRRRIALAVALVLAAAFLVGVRSMGHILASAPAPGKPAPDFTLPQLDGPPVRLSDLRGRVVVLNFWASWCIPCREETPALKAFYQQYGDRVAFYAINVAEPVDTVRAFLAEFGATYPVLLDRDKTVYRQYRVTGYPETFWIDEQGIVRIHWRGPMTLEDMERFYRETAAASRSSNPPPAG
- a CDS encoding DEAD/DEAH box helicase, coding for MTRNPSFDEVLESLGEVLEAAPERIFWRGRDYADDGRVLDLAWGPGPALRAQVEGTAREPYRVAVWWDPTSDCWQATCSCPYEGWPCKHVVAAILRFMDRFEAGEDLPDDPGTTGPTAAAAGDGTPPPAGARPGEPAGGLERAMAAGGPARAVASSGPDRVPAPGGSDRAVPSGGSAPAPASSPPPGPPASAPPAGSAPAGRPGSAGWRAEVDRWLERAGSDAPAGRGPQSGRDGHPGAGPQPGTDQVVVRLYFYPDGLRIAIHRARWGKQGLGKERPLHFDPLSPWLPSPAGPLHRLLFRMLEHPVPHPGRPGAATYDPLYEIPPGMVDLCLELLGRLPFVFAGDGREPLRIEHEPYRVEVVAVPAGDDLTLTTRWFTGDGRPWSPPAGSVGIPGERYLWVQWGPVLRPVLTAGDVALHLAVGARPVTVPAAEVPDFIGRYLPRLQRRARIQLPGALQQQIRDGAPRPVILLSEQEGALVVELAFAYGDGEPSIRAGDDEPALVPGGVRVWYRRRPDLERAAWDQFAAAMAAVDAGPGPDGSVRLFGDQALDFLAETLPRLAQRWEVRGQERLVRFRVSRSPLRSQVRVATGIDWLDLDVTLASPEGTAGWEALLDALQRHSRYVRLDSGVMARLPEAWLQRLGVLAEHARHHRRRRGAGGEPRSSGEEPLRLSRWAFGVAAHLLEAADRREADQGFRHLARLLDGFEGIPEMPLPRGLKARLRPYQVRGYHWLCFVRDHGLHGILADDMGLGKTVQVLALLLAEMEDGRAAAPSLVVVPTSLVFNWVEEARRFAPDLRVLALTGPRRAPLFRQAGEYDLLITTYPLIWRDIAHLEARDYHYLILDEAQHVKNPDTQTWQALRRLRARHRLALTGTPVENHVLDLWALFEILMPGYLGRQEAFVRRYAGAAAEPAPADGRPDPRVAELRRRVFPFILRRVKDEVARDLPPRTEVVQYCEMLPAQRKLYRELLAAYRARVLAEVDRAGIARSRMTILEALLRLRQACCHPALLDLPGYRNAGSAKLEAFRDLVHHVAGGGGKVLVFSQFTSMLDILQRELDRLGLGWERLDGRVRNREERVRRFQEGDVPVFLISLKAGGTGLNLTAASYVIHYDPWWNPAAEEQATGRAHRIGQDRPVFSYKLITRGTVEEKILQLQEQKRALAGALLAGDGQLGKDLTREDLEFLLAPD
- a CDS encoding CaiB/BaiF CoA transferase family protein; translation: MKGRQGPLQGIRVLDLSRVLSGPYCTMMLADFGADVIKIERPETGDDTRAWGPPFVNGEAAYFLSVNRNKRSVVVDLKAPEGRDLIRRMARQCDVVVENFRPGTAAKLGIGPDDLLRENPRLVYASISGFGQDGPYRDKPGYDAIAQAMGGIMHVTGEPDRPPVRAGVAIADIGAGMWAAFGILAALWERERSGRGQVVDVSLLEGQIAWLTYVAGNYFATGQVPRRYGSAHPNLVPYQAFETADGHLIVAVGNDSLWRRFCEAAERPDLAADPRYATNAGRVEHREELLPELEALMRRRTTAEWLRRLDRAGVPAGPILSIADLAQDPHVQHRQMIVSLEHPRAGVIRVTGIPVKLSATPGAIYAPPPLLGQHTDQVLEELGLPAEERRRLREAGVIG
- a CDS encoding metallopeptidase family protein, whose protein sequence is MELAGQGPARPPARRPRRLRRHRFVPVDFETFTSWAEEIVDRLPPRLLQELEGGVQIDPKARRIPSDPPGVYLLGEYITEPYLGRFIRIYYGSFERVLAGEPAGVWYAELEETILHELQHHVEGLAGVDWLGLEDLRQLQQLWEEARRGRAPASGAAPGPEAPGEAAGAQAGTGAAAAVEQAGTGPDPAGPAQGTLAGTGAGPEGAPRAEAPGNAEEPPRRGG